A genomic region of Noviherbaspirillum sp. L7-7A contains the following coding sequences:
- a CDS encoding IS3 family transposase (programmed frameshift) codes for MDMPMPSGRSQQVEVITGVQRRRRWTPEQKLEWVKRSMEPGMSVSLVAREAGITASQLFQWRKAYTEGSLVAVGANEPVVPASELQDAMKRIKQLEAALGRKTLENDILKEAVDLGQSKKVDCALAAVARGRPMRLVCSTLGVARSHLVALRKRSDDWTDRRTARSRMDDTSLLEDVRHVIHGLGTYGYRRVWGVLRHQHPRPNGQSPNHKRVYRVMRDHGLLLYRHGQRPVSTRRHDGKVAVDSSNTRWCSDGFELACDNGERVRIAFALDCCDREVMSWVATTKGIDAGLVGDLMMQAVESRFGPNNTAPSEIEWLTDNGSCYTAADTRSFARALGLKPVTTAVSSPQSNGMAESLVKTIKRDYARLALLPDARTVMRQLVDWFEHYNTKHPHSALKYLPPRMFREKQPLIN; via the exons ATGGATATGCCTATGCCTTCGGGAAGAAGTCAGCAAGTGGAAGTCATTACCGGGGTCCAGCGGCGCAGACGCTGGACCCCGGAACAGAAGCTGGAATGGGTCAAGCGCAGCATGGAACCGGGGATGTCGGTGTCCCTGGTGGCTCGGGAAGCGGGTATCACTGCCAGCCAGCTGTTCCAGTGGCGCAAAGCCTATACAGAAGGATCGCTGGTTGCCGTGGGTGCCAATGAGCCCGTGGTGCCAGCGTCTGAACTGCAGGATGCAATGAAGCGCATCAAGCAACTGGAAGCGGCATTGGGACGCAAGACCCTGGAGAATGACATCCTCAAGGAAGCAGTGGACCTTG GCCAAAGCAAAAAAGTGGATTGCGCGCTCGCCGCTGTTGCCCGGGGACGACCAATGAGACTGGTGTGTTCGACCCTTGGCGTGGCGCGCAGTCATCTCGTGGCACTACGCAAGCGTTCTGATGACTGGACTGACCGCCGCACGGCACGCAGCCGGATGGATGACACGTCACTGCTGGAAGACGTTCGGCACGTCATTCATGGCCTCGGCACCTATGGCTACCGACGGGTCTGGGGCGTATTGCGACATCAGCATCCCAGGCCGAACGGACAGTCTCCTAACCACAAACGCGTCTATCGGGTCATGCGGGACCATGGCTTACTGCTGTATCGTCATGGTCAGCGACCTGTCTCTACCCGCAGGCACGATGGCAAGGTAGCCGTCGACAGCAGCAATACCCGCTGGTGCTCGGACGGCTTTGAACTGGCTTGCGACAATGGCGAACGGGTACGGATAGCCTTTGCGCTGGACTGCTGCGATCGAGAAGTCATGAGCTGGGTGGCGACGACAAAAGGCATTGACGCCGGGCTGGTGGGCGACTTGATGATGCAAGCGGTCGAGTCTCGATTTGGTCCAAACAACACGGCGCCATCGGAGATCGAATGGCTGACCGACAATGGCAGTTGCTATACCGCTGCTGATACCCGATCGTTTGCGCGTGCACTGGGTCTCAAACCGGTGACCACGGCGGTTTCCAGCCCGCAGAGCAACGGAATGGCCGAGAGTCTGGTCAAGACCATCAAGCGCGATTACGCCAGGCTGGCATTACTTCCAGATGCCAGAACTGTGATGCGACAATTGGTGGACTGGTTTGAGCACTACAATACGAAGCACCCGCATAGCGCGCTAAAGTACCTGCCGCCACGCATGTTCAGAGAGAAACAGCCTTTGATTAACTAA
- a CDS encoding Glu/Leu/Phe/Val dehydrogenase: protein MSSQHEIPSYLTPHEVGPWAVYLEQIDRVTPYLGGLARWVETLKRPKRVLIVDVPIERDDGSIAHFEGYRVQHNTSRGPGKGGVRFHQDVTLSEVMALSAWMTVKNAAVNVPYGGAKGGIRLDPRLLSQAELQRVTRRYTSEIGIIIGPNKDIPAPDVNTNEQVMAWMMDTYSMNQGSTASGVVTGKPISLGGSLGRREATGRGVFVVGCEAAAKTGLDIKGARIAVQGFGNVGSIAARLFSEAGARIVAVQDHQSTVYNEAGLDLAALQEHVAAHGGVGGYAGAEHISDRSRFWGVDCDILIPAALEQQITEVNAGQITAKIILEGANGPTTPLADDILHEKGVLIVPDVIANAGGVTVSYFEWVQDFSSFFWTEDEINLRLTRIMREAFAGVWQLASEKKVSLRTAAFIVGCTRILQAREMRGLYP, encoded by the coding sequence ATGTCCAGCCAGCATGAAATTCCGTCCTATCTGACCCCGCATGAAGTCGGCCCATGGGCCGTGTACCTCGAGCAGATTGACCGTGTGACGCCTTATCTGGGCGGTCTGGCGCGCTGGGTGGAAACCCTGAAGCGGCCCAAGCGCGTGCTGATCGTCGACGTGCCCATCGAGCGCGACGACGGCAGCATCGCGCATTTCGAAGGCTACCGGGTGCAGCACAATACCTCCCGCGGCCCCGGCAAGGGCGGCGTGCGTTTTCACCAGGACGTCACGCTGTCCGAGGTGATGGCGCTGTCGGCCTGGATGACGGTGAAGAACGCGGCGGTCAACGTGCCGTATGGCGGCGCCAAGGGCGGCATCAGGCTGGATCCGCGTTTGCTGTCGCAAGCCGAACTGCAGCGCGTGACGCGTCGCTATACCAGCGAGATCGGCATCATCATCGGCCCCAACAAGGACATTCCCGCCCCGGACGTCAACACCAACGAGCAGGTCATGGCATGGATGATGGACACCTATTCGATGAACCAGGGCAGCACGGCATCCGGCGTGGTGACGGGCAAGCCGATTTCCCTCGGTGGCAGCCTCGGCCGGCGGGAAGCGACAGGCCGCGGCGTATTCGTTGTCGGCTGCGAAGCGGCGGCAAAGACCGGTCTGGACATCAAGGGCGCCAGGATTGCCGTGCAAGGCTTTGGCAATGTCGGCAGCATCGCGGCCCGGCTCTTCAGCGAAGCCGGCGCCCGCATCGTGGCCGTGCAGGACCATCAATCGACGGTATATAACGAAGCCGGCCTCGACTTAGCCGCGCTCCAGGAGCACGTTGCTGCCCACGGCGGTGTCGGCGGTTATGCCGGCGCAGAACACATCAGTGACCGTAGCCGTTTCTGGGGCGTGGACTGCGACATTCTGATTCCGGCTGCCCTTGAGCAGCAGATCACTGAAGTCAATGCCGGGCAAATCACCGCGAAAATCATCCTTGAAGGCGCAAACGGCCCGACCACGCCGCTTGCCGACGATATCCTGCATGAGAAGGGCGTTCTGATTGTTCCGGATGTGATTGCAAACGCCGGCGGCGTGACCGTCAGCTATTTCGAATGGGTACAGGACTTCTCGAGCTTCTTCTGGACTGAAGACGAAATCAATCTGCGCCTTACGCGCATCATGCGGGAAGCATTTGCCGGCGTCTGGCAACTCGCTTCCGAGAAAAAAGTATCGCTTCGCACAGCGGCATTCATCGTGGGCTGCACCCGCATACTGCAAGCAAGGGAAATGCGCGGCCTGTATCCCTGA
- a CDS encoding LysR family transcriptional regulator, translated as MDTKWLEDFISLAETRSFSRSAELRHVTQPAFSRRIQSLEAWLGADLIDRTSYPTRLTPAGEVFYEQAMEMLGQVNNARALLRGNRPMAPGMIDFAVPHTLSLTFVPKWIKSMEAGFGPVGARLMALNVHDAVMTIVEGGCDLLLCYHHPRQPVQLDPGRYDMLVLGHETLRAYARCDRAGTPDFLLPGDIRSPLPFLSYTSNAYLGRMVDLILTDARKTPHLERRYETDMAEGLKMMALEGHGLAFLPESAVMRELKQKQLARADGGIPDWEVQMEIRLYRERPSAQRPGKPVVSRLWDYLVQPPSSKHLSGKAGVKSKG; from the coding sequence ATGGACACCAAATGGCTTGAAGACTTCATTTCCCTGGCAGAGACACGCAGCTTCAGCCGCTCGGCTGAACTGCGGCATGTCACCCAGCCGGCATTCTCGCGCCGCATCCAGTCGCTGGAAGCCTGGCTCGGCGCCGACCTGATCGACCGCACTTCCTATCCCACGCGCCTGACGCCGGCCGGCGAGGTTTTCTATGAGCAGGCGATGGAAATGCTCGGCCAGGTCAACAACGCCCGCGCGCTGTTACGCGGCAACCGGCCCATGGCGCCCGGCATGATCGACTTTGCCGTGCCGCATACGCTGTCGCTGACCTTCGTGCCGAAATGGATCAAATCCATGGAAGCCGGTTTCGGCCCGGTCGGCGCGCGCCTGATGGCGCTGAACGTGCATGACGCCGTGATGACCATCGTCGAAGGCGGTTGCGACCTGCTGCTGTGCTACCACCATCCACGCCAGCCGGTGCAACTCGATCCCGGCCGCTACGACATGCTGGTGCTGGGACACGAGACCTTGCGCGCCTATGCCCGCTGCGACCGCGCCGGCACGCCCGACTTCCTGCTGCCTGGCGATATCCGCTCGCCATTGCCCTTTCTGTCCTATACCAGCAATGCCTATCTCGGCCGCATGGTGGATCTGATCCTGACCGATGCCCGCAAGACGCCGCATCTGGAACGCCGCTACGAAACCGACATGGCGGAAGGGTTGAAGATGATGGCGCTGGAAGGGCATGGCCTGGCTTTCCTGCCGGAGTCCGCCGTCATGCGCGAACTGAAGCAGAAGCAGCTGGCGCGCGCGGACGGTGGCATACCGGACTGGGAAGTGCAGATGGAAATCAGGCTGTACCGGGAACGTCCTTCCGCACAGAGGCCTGGCAAGCCGGTGGTTAGCCGGCTGTGGGATTACCTGGTTCAGCCGCCTTCATCAAAACACCTTTCCGGCAAGGCTGGTGTCAAATCGAAAGGCTAA
- a CDS encoding ABC transporter ATP-binding protein/permease: MRRTLPPLPDAPANQGTRNDWATLKTLLPYLWAYKWRMSLALVFLVSAKMANVGVPLILKQLIDRLTITASQPQALLALPLGLLLAYGALRLSTTLFTELREFVFARVTQRAVRTVALQVFKHLHSLSLRFHLNRQTGGMTRDIERGTRGISSLVSYTLFSILPTLVEITLVLGYLVLHYDIWFSIITAGALVTYIAFTVLVTEWRTHFRRTMNDLDSKANTKAIDSLINYETVKYFGNEEYEARRYDEGLQRYEAAAVRSQTSLSLLNTGQSAIIAVAVTLILWRATQGVIDGTLTLGDLVLVNAFMIQLYVPLNFLGVLYREIKQSLADMERLFALLDQHREVADVPGAPALAAHGAEVRFSHVNFSYEKNRQILFDVDFTIPAGSTTAVVGHSGSGKSTLSRLLFRFYDVDGGAISIDGQDLRQVTQSSLRGAIGIVPQDTVLFNDTIEYNIAYGRPGASREELIAAARAASIHDFIETLPAGYQTMVGERGLKLSGGEKQRVAIARALLKDPAILIFDEATSALDSRAEQAIQAELKAIARTRTTLVIAHRLSTIADAAQILVMDHGRIIERGTHAQLLAADGAYAQMWARQQARPDEAQASPRADPMGASEAA; encoded by the coding sequence ATGCGACGCACTCTGCCCCCGCTTCCCGACGCACCCGCCAACCAGGGCACCCGCAACGACTGGGCCACCCTGAAGACCCTGCTGCCCTATCTGTGGGCCTACAAATGGCGCATGTCGCTGGCCCTGGTGTTCCTGGTCAGCGCCAAGATGGCCAATGTGGGCGTTCCGCTCATCCTCAAGCAGCTGATCGACCGTCTCACCATCACCGCCAGCCAGCCGCAGGCATTGCTGGCGCTGCCGCTTGGCCTGCTGCTTGCGTATGGCGCGCTGCGGCTGTCCACCACGCTCTTTACCGAGTTGCGCGAATTCGTATTCGCCCGGGTCACCCAGCGCGCAGTGCGCACTGTCGCGCTGCAGGTCTTCAAGCATCTGCATTCGCTGTCGCTGCGCTTCCACCTGAACCGCCAGACCGGCGGCATGACGCGCGACATCGAGCGCGGCACCCGCGGCATTTCCTCGCTGGTTTCCTACACCCTGTTTTCCATCCTGCCCACGCTGGTCGAAATCACGCTGGTGCTGGGCTACCTGGTGCTGCATTACGACATCTGGTTTTCCATCATCACGGCCGGCGCGCTGGTGACCTACATCGCCTTCACCGTGCTGGTCACCGAGTGGCGCACCCACTTCCGGCGCACGATGAATGACCTGGACTCCAAGGCCAACACCAAGGCGATCGACTCCCTGATCAACTATGAAACGGTCAAGTACTTCGGCAACGAAGAGTACGAGGCACGGCGCTATGACGAGGGCCTGCAGCGCTACGAGGCCGCCGCGGTGCGCTCGCAAACCTCGCTGTCGCTGCTCAACACCGGCCAGTCCGCCATCATCGCCGTTGCCGTCACCCTGATCCTCTGGCGCGCCACCCAGGGCGTGATCGACGGCACCCTGACGCTGGGCGACCTGGTGCTGGTCAATGCCTTCATGATCCAGCTGTATGTGCCGCTGAACTTCCTGGGCGTGCTGTACCGGGAGATCAAGCAGAGCCTGGCCGACATGGAACGCCTGTTTGCCTTGCTGGACCAGCATCGCGAAGTGGCGGACGTGCCCGGTGCGCCGGCGCTTGCCGCGCATGGCGCCGAGGTGCGCTTCTCCCATGTGAATTTCAGCTACGAGAAAAACCGGCAGATCCTGTTCGACGTCGACTTCACCATCCCGGCCGGCAGCACGACTGCCGTGGTCGGCCATAGCGGCTCCGGCAAATCGACGCTGTCGCGGCTGCTGTTTCGTTTCTACGATGTGGATGGCGGCGCCATCAGCATCGATGGCCAGGACCTGCGTCAGGTAACACAGTCATCGCTGCGCGGCGCCATCGGCATCGTGCCGCAGGACACCGTGCTGTTCAATGACACCATCGAATACAACATCGCCTATGGCAGGCCGGGCGCCAGCCGCGAGGAACTGATCGCCGCCGCGCGCGCCGCATCCATCCACGACTTCATCGAAACGCTGCCGGCGGGTTACCAGACCATGGTCGGCGAGCGCGGCCTGAAGCTGTCGGGTGGTGAGAAGCAGCGGGTGGCGATTGCCCGCGCGCTGCTGAAAGACCCGGCCATCCTGATCTTCGACGAAGCGACGTCCGCCCTGGATTCACGTGCCGAGCAGGCGATACAGGCCGAACTGAAGGCGATTGCCCGTACCCGGACCACGCTGGTCATCGCGCACCGGCTGTCCACGATCGCCGACGCGGCCCAGATCCTGGTGATGGACCACGGCCGCATCATCGAGCGCGGCACCCATGCGCAGCTGCTGGCGGCGGACGGCGCCTATGCGCAGATGTGGGCACGGCAGCAGGCCAGGCCGGACGAAGCCCAGGCTTCGCCACGCGCCGATCCGATGGGCGCCAGCGAAGCCGCCTGA
- a CDS encoding acyl-CoA thioesterase, which yields MTESNQTRLPPGMPALRVMPMPADSNAHGDVFGGWIMAQVDIAGALPAARRANGRVATIAVNSFVFKQPVFVGDLLSFYATVVKSGKTSVTVNVEVYAERNRLQWEVVKVTEATLTYVATGEDRKPRLLPPESAQHPDGA from the coding sequence ATGACCGAAAGTAACCAGACCAGACTTCCGCCCGGCATGCCGGCCTTGCGGGTCATGCCGATGCCGGCGGATTCGAATGCGCACGGCGATGTGTTTGGCGGATGGATCATGGCCCAGGTCGACATCGCCGGCGCCCTGCCGGCGGCCCGCCGCGCCAATGGCCGGGTGGCCACCATCGCCGTCAACTCCTTTGTCTTCAAGCAACCGGTGTTCGTCGGCGACCTGCTGTCGTTCTATGCCACGGTCGTGAAGTCGGGCAAGACCTCGGTGACGGTAAATGTCGAGGTCTATGCCGAGCGCAATCGCCTGCAATGGGAAGTGGTGAAGGTGACCGAAGCCACCCTCACCTATGTCGCCACGGGGGAAGACCGCAAGCCGCGGCTGTTGCCGCCCGAGTCGGCCCAGCATCCGGACGGCGCATAA
- a CDS encoding alkaline phosphatase D family protein, which yields MDRRSFLLNAARLAALGAGAAGTTLCAANWYPFRLGVASGSPLPHGVVLWTRLMAEPGNDAPPSSGPLTVRWEVANDEAFRSIVARGDALAAPQLAHSVHVDVGGLQPDRWYWYRFMLGDAISPVARTRTAPAAEAMPARMRLAYASCQHWEFGEYAAHRHIAAMAPDLVAFLGDYIYEWGPYQSTHPDSPRRSDESITLADYRARYAQYKADPHLQASHHAAPWIVTWDDHEVANDYADDRDGRLDPAFLQRRAAAYQAFYEHMPVRLTVPPAHAGGFAHMRIYERYDWGRLARLHVLDDRQYRSHQACAPTGRGGSTSVGASCRERLAPQRTLLGLEQEAWLAQGLASSRARWNILAQQTLMAQCSHAQADREGEGRFWTDGWDGYPAARQRLMRDIARYRPSNPVVISGDVHSFFASDLRSDFYRPASPENPVLATEFCGTSVTSNSRPQARTDEYLTMNPHIAYGRSDRRGFAVMDLAPDHATVLFQGLENVKSASSAMTTLARFRVEDGRPGVLPAA from the coding sequence ATGGACAGGCGTTCCTTCCTGCTCAATGCAGCACGCCTTGCGGCCTTGGGCGCTGGCGCAGCCGGAACCACGCTCTGCGCCGCCAACTGGTATCCATTCCGCCTCGGCGTGGCTTCCGGATCGCCGCTGCCCCATGGCGTGGTGCTGTGGACCCGTCTCATGGCCGAGCCAGGCAATGACGCGCCGCCATCGTCCGGCCCTCTGACAGTGCGCTGGGAAGTGGCGAATGATGAAGCTTTTCGCAGCATCGTCGCGCGCGGCGACGCCCTCGCGGCGCCGCAGCTTGCGCACAGCGTGCATGTCGACGTGGGCGGCCTGCAGCCGGACCGCTGGTACTGGTACCGCTTCATGCTGGGCGATGCGATCAGTCCGGTGGCACGCACCCGCACTGCGCCTGCGGCAGAGGCAATGCCGGCAAGAATGCGGCTGGCCTACGCCTCCTGCCAGCACTGGGAATTCGGCGAGTATGCGGCGCATCGCCACATCGCCGCGATGGCGCCCGACCTGGTGGCCTTTCTCGGAGACTACATCTACGAATGGGGACCGTATCAGAGCACGCATCCGGACTCGCCCCGGCGCAGCGATGAATCCATCACGCTGGCGGACTACCGTGCCCGTTACGCGCAGTACAAGGCCGACCCGCATCTGCAGGCATCGCACCATGCCGCGCCCTGGATCGTTACCTGGGATGACCATGAAGTGGCCAATGATTACGCCGATGACCGCGACGGCCGGCTGGACCCGGCCTTCCTGCAGCGCCGCGCCGCCGCCTACCAGGCTTTCTATGAGCACATGCCGGTGCGGCTGACGGTGCCGCCGGCGCATGCCGGAGGCTTCGCCCATATGCGCATCTATGAGCGTTATGACTGGGGGCGGCTGGCACGCCTGCATGTGCTGGATGACCGCCAGTATCGTTCGCATCAGGCCTGCGCGCCGACCGGGCGCGGCGGCAGCACATCGGTCGGCGCGTCCTGCCGGGAACGGCTGGCGCCGCAGCGTACGCTGCTTGGCCTGGAACAGGAAGCCTGGCTGGCGCAGGGGCTGGCCTCGTCGAGGGCACGCTGGAACATCCTGGCGCAGCAGACGCTGATGGCACAGTGCAGCCATGCCCAGGCTGACCGCGAAGGCGAGGGCCGGTTCTGGACCGATGGCTGGGATGGCTATCCGGCAGCGCGGCAGCGCCTGATGCGCGATATCGCGCGTTACCGTCCGTCCAATCCCGTGGTGATTTCAGGCGACGTGCACAGCTTTTTCGCCAGCGATCTGCGCAGCGATTTCTACCGTCCCGCTTCGCCGGAAAACCCGGTGCTGGCGACCGAGTTCTGCGGCACGTCGGTGACGTCGAATTCGCGGCCACAAGCGCGCACGGACGAGTACCTGACGATGAATCCGCACATTGCCTACGGCCGCAGCGACCGGCGCGGCTTCGCCGTGATGGACCTGGCGCCGGATCATGCCACGGTCTTGTTCCAGGGCCTGGAGAATGTAAAAAGCGCCAGCTCGGCAATGACCACGCTGGCGCGTTTCAGGGTGGAGGATGGCCGGCCGGGCGTGTTGCCGGCCGCCTGA
- a CDS encoding long-chain-fatty-acid--CoA ligase — MDKIWLRSYPADVPAEIDYTRYRSLVHLLEEAFQNYAQRKAYICMGKSLTYAQVDAMSQRLGAWLQSRGLEKGARVALMMPNILQYPVALAAVLRAGYTVVNVNPLYTARELSHQLNDSGAEAIIILENFATTLEQVVANTRVRHVVIASMGDLLGGLKGGIVNFVVRNVKKMVPAYQLSNAVPFKRALAEGSRMTLKPVPLTHEDVAFLQYTGGTTGVSKGATLTHRNVLANVLQSEAWAQPAIKREPHVEELVYVCALPLYHIFALTACCLMGTRMGATNLLIPNPRDIPGLVKELSKYKINIFPAVNTLYNGLLNNPDFAKLDFSGLKVCNGGGMAVQRAVADKWLQVTGCPIIEGYGLSETSPVATCNPSDNHAFTGTIGLPVPSTEIAILDDNGQPLPLGQVGEIAIRGPQVMAGYWNRPEETAKVMTPEGYFKTGDVGVMDERGYVRIVDRKKDMILVSGFNVYPNEIEDVLATHPGVLESACVGVPDASSGEAVKVFVVRKDPALTSAQLMDYCREQLTGYKRPKYIEFRNELPKTNVGKILRRELRDEKQAA, encoded by the coding sequence ATGGACAAGATTTGGCTTAGGTCCTATCCGGCGGACGTTCCCGCGGAAATCGATTACACCCGTTACCGTTCGCTGGTTCACCTGCTGGAAGAAGCGTTCCAGAATTATGCGCAGCGCAAGGCCTACATCTGCATGGGCAAGTCGCTGACCTATGCCCAGGTCGATGCCATGTCCCAGCGCCTCGGCGCCTGGCTGCAGAGCAGGGGGCTGGAAAAGGGCGCCCGCGTGGCGCTGATGATGCCCAACATATTGCAGTACCCGGTGGCCCTGGCCGCCGTGCTGCGCGCCGGCTATACCGTCGTCAACGTCAATCCGCTCTACACCGCCCGCGAACTGTCGCACCAGCTCAACGATTCCGGCGCCGAAGCCATCATCATTCTCGAGAACTTCGCCACCACGCTGGAACAGGTGGTGGCAAACACCAGGGTGCGCCACGTGGTGATCGCCTCGATGGGCGACCTGCTGGGCGGACTGAAGGGCGGCATCGTCAATTTCGTGGTGCGCAATGTGAAAAAGATGGTGCCGGCCTATCAGTTGTCCAATGCCGTGCCGTTCAAGCGGGCGCTGGCCGAAGGCAGCCGCATGACGCTCAAGCCCGTGCCGCTGACCCACGAGGACGTGGCCTTCCTGCAGTACACCGGCGGCACCACCGGCGTCTCCAAGGGCGCGACCCTCACCCATCGCAACGTGCTGGCCAATGTGCTGCAGAGCGAAGCCTGGGCGCAGCCGGCGATCAAGCGCGAGCCGCATGTCGAGGAACTGGTGTATGTCTGCGCGCTGCCGCTGTATCACATCTTTGCGCTGACGGCTTGCTGCCTGATGGGAACCCGCATGGGCGCCACGAACCTGCTCATACCGAATCCGCGCGACATCCCTGGCCTGGTCAAGGAGCTGTCGAAGTACAAGATCAATATCTTCCCGGCGGTCAACACGCTGTACAACGGCCTGCTCAACAACCCCGACTTTGCCAAGCTCGACTTTTCCGGGCTGAAGGTCTGCAACGGTGGCGGCATGGCGGTGCAACGCGCGGTGGCGGACAAGTGGCTGCAGGTGACGGGCTGCCCCATCATCGAGGGTTATGGCTTGTCCGAGACCTCCCCGGTCGCCACCTGCAATCCATCCGACAACCATGCCTTCACCGGCACGATAGGCTTGCCCGTTCCATCGACAGAAATCGCGATCCTGGATGACAACGGCCAGCCCCTGCCGCTTGGCCAGGTGGGTGAAATCGCCATCCGCGGACCGCAGGTGATGGCGGGCTACTGGAACCGTCCGGAAGAAACGGCCAAGGTGATGACACCTGAGGGCTACTTCAAGACCGGCGACGTCGGCGTGATGGACGAACGCGGCTATGTGCGCATCGTCGACCGCAAGAAGGACATGATCCTGGTGTCGGGTTTCAATGTCTATCCGAACGAGATCGAGGATGTGCTGGCCACCCATCCCGGCGTGCTGGAGTCGGCGTGCGTGGGCGTGCCCGATGCCAGTTCGGGCGAGGCAGTCAAGGTTTTCGTGGTGCGCAAGGACCCCGCGCTGACCTCGGCCCAGCTCATGGACTATTGCCGCGAGCAGCTGACCGGCTACAAGCGTCCCAAGTACATCGAGTTCCGCAATGAACTGCCGAAGACGAATGTGGGCAAGATACTGCGGCGCGAATTGCGCGACGAGAAGCAGGCGGCTTAA
- a CDS encoding aminopeptidase, which yields MKIRYRTALLASAAILAAGLSGGCAQLGYYMQAAQGQYSLMAQARPIDDWLADPATGDKLKTKLQRVKEIRRFAAAELELPDNGSYKFYADLKRPFVLWNVVAAPALSLEPTKWCFPIAGCVNYRGYYSKEAAQAFAGELRGQGLDVQIGGVPAYSTLGWFNDPVLSTFIQYPDGELARLVFHELAHQVAYAKDDSQFNESFAVAVEEVGVERWMARFGDEKMRRAYADYESRKKDFLALLLKYRTELKANYDSDAADAEKLKTKAALFQSLKDDYQVLKASWGGYAGYDRWFAEPLSNAHLASIATYHDFVPGFRSLLRQEKSLSAFYAAVKHMAAEDKSQRHQQLADLGQPARMASDESQAAATRQE from the coding sequence ATGAAGATACGCTATCGCACCGCGCTCTTGGCCAGCGCCGCCATCCTGGCTGCCGGGCTGTCCGGCGGCTGCGCCCAGCTTGGTTACTACATGCAGGCAGCGCAAGGGCAGTACTCCCTGATGGCACAGGCCCGTCCGATCGACGACTGGCTGGCCGACCCGGCGACCGGCGACAAGCTCAAGACCAAGCTGCAGCGGGTCAAGGAAATACGTCGTTTCGCCGCGGCCGAACTGGAGCTGCCCGACAACGGCAGCTACAAGTTCTACGCCGACCTGAAGCGTCCCTTCGTGTTGTGGAACGTCGTGGCGGCGCCGGCGCTGTCGCTGGAGCCGACCAAATGGTGCTTCCCGATTGCCGGCTGCGTCAATTACCGCGGCTATTACAGCAAGGAAGCGGCGCAGGCATTCGCCGGCGAATTGCGCGGGCAGGGGCTCGATGTGCAGATCGGCGGCGTGCCCGCCTACTCGACCCTGGGCTGGTTCAACGACCCGGTGCTGTCGACCTTCATCCAGTACCCGGACGGCGAACTGGCGCGCCTGGTCTTCCATGAGCTGGCGCACCAGGTCGCCTATGCCAAGGACGACAGCCAGTTCAATGAATCCTTCGCGGTGGCGGTGGAAGAGGTTGGCGTGGAACGCTGGATGGCGCGCTTCGGCGATGAAAAGATGCGCCGTGCCTATGCCGACTACGAGAGCCGCAAGAAGGATTTCCTGGCCCTGCTGCTGAAATACCGCACTGAACTGAAGGCCAACTACGACAGCGATGCGGCCGACGCCGAAAAGCTGAAAACCAAGGCCGCGCTGTTCCAGTCCCTGAAGGACGATTACCAGGTGCTCAAGGCCAGCTGGGGCGGCTATGCCGGCTATGACCGCTGGTTCGCCGAGCCGCTGTCCAATGCGCATTTGGCGTCGATTGCGACCTACCATGATTTCGTGCCGGGTTTCCGGAGCCTGCTGCGGCAGGAGAAAAGCCTGTCTGCCTTCTATGCCGCGGTAAAGCACATGGCGGCGGAGGACAAGAGCCAGCGCCATCAGCAACTCGCCGATTTGGGGCAGCCTGCCAGAATGGCGTCCGACGAAAGCCAGGCAGCGGCGACCCGCCAGGAATGA